CTCCATATAGTAAAGCCCCTGCGCTACACCGCGTACGTCATACCCCTCCAGCGTTATGCCGTCAGCCGTTACGGTGATACGGTAGCCCATGTAGCCCGAGGCATCGCCCAGGTCGCTGTTCAGAGATATTTTCAAATCGGCATCCTTTGACCGTGTAACCCCCGCGCCAATACCCATGGAGGTGAAAAGATAGTCCTCAAAGTCGCGTACCGCCGTCATTATGACGCTGTCGCTGTCGCTTGCCAGAGCTTTTTCGCAAACGTGGATTTTAATGCCTTCAAAAAGCTCGAACTCGTTTTTGTCGGGCTTTAACGAAAGGTCGCGTCTGTCCCTTTGGTGTATTTGCAAAAGGTCGGTTTTGAACTGATAGTTCTTCTCCATAATTTACCCCCGGAATAGTTTTGTTGATATGATTATACATGACGTGCACTCAAAAGTAAATGCAAATTTTCAACGAAAAATTGTCAAAAACAAGCGTGATTATTTGAAATTCGCAATTCGCCATTGCGGTTATCTCTGAATAACAAGCCTACTGCTTATAATAATTAAAACCTGAAACGGATTTTTCCGTTTCAGGTTTTTTCCTTAATTGCGAATTGCTGATTTATTTCTTAAGTGCCTTTTTTATTTCAAGGTTGATTTTTTCGCGCAGATTGAGAATGTAGGAGGCTTCAAGAGGATATTCGGTGAAGGTAACGGGCTTTGCGGCATCCTCATCAATGAGATTGAGTACAAACTCACGGCTTGTAAGGCTTTCAAGCAGCTTCATTGCTCTTAAGTCCTGCAATGCCTCGGCAAACACAACAACACGGATGGAATCCAGTGCAGTGCCGTCGATGGCAGGATATACCTTGAAGGGGTCGCCGGCGGTAAATGCACCGTCGCAGTCGTTTACAAGGTAAGGGTTGATGGGGTACTGGGAAAGCTGTGAATAGTAGAAGTTGAAGCCCCACTGTAAAAATCCTGCAATGTCGAACTTGTAGAACTGGGTTGCGATTATTCTGTTACGTGCGGAGGGCATGGAGATAAACTGGTTGGAAACACGTCTTGTCTGGCTGCAGCAGTAGTAGGTCCACAGACCCGGAATTTTTGCTTCCAGGAAGGGTATCATGCGGTCGTTGCACACAACGGGGGTGGTAACAGCGCCTTTTTTGTAGAACTCGAAGTCGCTGAGAGCGTCCATGATAATATAGTCCTTGAGAATGGACTGAACTATGCGGCGGCAAGCCTTGTAGGTCTTGAGCGCGTCATCGCCCTTGGGCTCGTCGGAGATGTGGAAAATGCACTGCTTGTCAACGCCAAGCGCCTTGAGATGGTGAACCAGAGCCGTCATAAAGGAGCGCAGGAAGCGCTTGTATTCGGGACCGGTAGAGCAGGTGTCCCAGCCGAAAATCTGCTTGTACTCGCCGTCTACCGTTGCCATAACCTTGGGTGCGGCTTTGGCGCCCCACTGAGAGAACAGGTGGGCGATTTCAAAATATTTTATGCCGTGCTTAAGACACAAATTAACCCATCTGTCCAGCTTCTTGAAGCCGTAGCGGTATTTTCCGTCCTTAAGAGTAATGTCCACCAGCTGAACGGTGGGTCTTTCCTGACCGACAGCCGTGTCCAGCTCGGGGGTGATAACGGGGGTGAGAATCATGTTCATACCGTTCTTGACATAGCTCTTCACGAAGTTTTCGAGAATTTCCCAGTGATATTCGCTGAACACCTCGGTGTTGTAGTAGGTTGCGAGACAGTCAAAGTGGAACCAGTTGGTAACCATTATATCCTGCTCGGGGAGCTGTGCGTCAATAATTTCAAGCTCAAAATCCGCACTGCCCATGGCAACGTTTTTGTTGGCATTGAGCATGCGTGCCTTGATGTAGTGCTTGCCCGCGGGAGCATTTTCAACCGTCAGCCAGAAGGTTTCGGTGTTGCCGGTGGTAACGTAGAAGAACTTTTCGGTGTTGAAGGGCTCCAGCACGTCGGGGAACATTCCGGGCTTGTCTCTGAGGTAGTTTTCGTCGGCATCCATAACGGGGGTGCTTACGGGCACGTGACGGACACGGCGGACGGATATGTATTCCTTGATGTCGGATTCAATGTCAAAATAAGTAGTGCATCTTACGGCAGGCTGATTGGTGTAAATCGCTACCTGGCATGAGAAGCTTTCGCCTTTAAGTGCAGTGGCTTTGGTGGTTTCGGGAGTTGAAGATAAGCCTCCGTCCATAAAGGCTTTTTCGAGGGATGATAAAAACTTTACTAACATGTGTTTTTTCCTTTCTTTATTTGGTTTCGTTTATAAGATTTGCGCTTATATATTGGCTCCACGCTTTATTGCCGTTTTTGTCGATTATTTCAACTCTTACATGGGTGTCGTTTTTGTGAGGAGTGTACACGGCACCGTTCAGAGGCTTTTCGTCGGCAAAGTGCCAGCGCAGGCTCTTTTCGTAATCGGTGAAGAAGCAGTCGGAAATAAAATATATTTTTCCCGCGTCACTGCATTCAACGTGCAATTCGCCGTTTTCGGCATACAGCGATTTTATGCGGGGACCGCAGGTGGCATACATGCTTCCCGCCTTCAGAGCATTAAGCACGCAGTCGTTTTCAAGCTTTTCGCATACCGCTATTGTGGCTGTTCCGGCAAAATCCTCCTCGTAATAGTGGACATCGTCGTTGGCAACCATCAGCTTTGGAACACCGCGTGACATCAGCTTGTCCAGCTGTTGAGAGGAATCGCCCCTCTGATGGCGAACCTGGGAAACCCAGTTCATGACCTCTATTGCATCGTAATTTTCCAGCGGGTAGAGCTCCTCTGCCTGAATAAGGCTCCAGGCGGGATGCGCCGCGATTACAAAACCGCCTGCGGCTTTGAGCGCATCAATAAGCTGCTGAGGTGTTGCGGGACGTTGTGCGGCAACGTATTTTTCGGTATCCATGCCCACGCCCACTATGTGGTAAGCGGCACGGTTGAGGGGTTCCATTATGTTGCAGTCGGTCTCCACACCCGAAAGGATAAGAACACCGTCCCGAATTTCGGAATAAGTGAGCTTGTTGTGCTCGGTAAAAGCAAGGAAATTATATCCCTGCGCTTTGTACTTTTCAAACGACTCCTGCTGAGTGAGTCTGCCGTCTGAAGTTTTCGTGTGAATGTGAAGCTGACCCTTGAACTGCGAAAGAGCAGGGTCAATAAGGTATTTTTTCAAGATAAAGCCCCCAATCTGTGATTGTCTGTGTATTGCGCCTTGTCAAATTCCTGCACCGTAAGCTGTCCGTCGCGTGCTTCGCCCTGGAAAAGAAATCCGCCCTTTTCACCGCCGTAGAAAACTATACGGGTGCAGTAGAAGTTACCGTCAAGTGCAGAAACTATCTCACTGCATTTTGCCTCAAAGGTTTTTATGTCGGGAGTATCGTCCTTTATTACCACCTCGTAGCTGAGCTTCGGCAATACAAGGGCATAGTCTCCGCCAAGGTCGAAAAGCTTGCGGTCAAGCTTTTCTTCAAACGGCAGATTATCCGCCGCGAAGGATATAGTGCTTCCCGAATCGCGTACCGCCTGCATCATAAGCCCTGCACCGATTTCAAACATGGCATTTTTGGCATACAGGAAATATCCGTCGTAGTTGTTTTCAAGCACCATTGTTTCTTCGCCGTAATAGCTTCGTTTGGGCTCTTTAAAGGTTATGGCGGTTTCGTAGTAGTGGGTTTTGAAGTTAAAGGCGGTTGACATGGATTCTATTTTCTGAAGCGGATAGTTTTCCTCAAGATATTTTGCCGTTTCGTTATGCCACTTCACCGCGCCGAAAATGTTTCCGCACACCGCGTTGAAGCACAGAAGGTATACAATAACGGCAATTACGGTTTTGACAATACCGCTTTTTGTCTTTTGCAAAATCAGACCTGCAACAAAATATGCCAGAGCTGCCGTCAGTACAAAAAACAGTACCTTGATAAAGGCGTAATTCATGGTGGGATTGTTCTGCGCCACCGAATTGTATCCGGTAGAGTCGGCAAGCGATACCGTCAGCGACAGAAGCACCGTCATGAGAAGCGAATTTTTAAGCTTGCGATAGAAAAGAAACACAGCAACGGCTGTTATGAAGAATATGGGGAAGGTGGATATAAATCCGCGTGACGCGCCGCCGGCATACAGTGCAAGGGTGAAAAGAACGGTCATGGCGGCAAAAAGCAGTGTGTCACGCTTTTTTTCGTCCGCCCACAGTTTTTTGAGCATATTTAGTGCTCCTTTCGTATCAGTATCCAAGCTTTTGGTTGACGAGGACTATTTCGTAATCGCATCCGCCGGGCTTTTTAAGCATAATATTCAGGCTTCTGCAGATGCGTTCGGGACTGTTGCAATCGTGGCATTTGAGTTCCCCGGAAGCACAGGGAGTTTTCTTTCCCAGTCGTCGTGCATTGAGAGGGGAGGCAATGTTACGCGCGCGCCAAACGGCTTTTTCGAGAGTGGGCTCGATTTTGTTTTCGCCGATTATGAAATACACTTTTTTGTGTCCGTAAAGCGTTGCGGAAATGCGGTTGCAGGTGCCGTCGATGTTCACTATCTCGCCCGTCTCGGCAATACCGTTGACGGAGGAAATGTATATTTCGGCATCCCGTGCCTCACTCAGTGCCTCGGCAGGGGTATTTCCGTTTTCGGGAAACCAGTGCCATATAACCTTATTGCTCTGAGAAAGCTCGGGCAGAATATCAAGCTCCTTTACGGTTACCGTACCGCCGATGCCTACGGTTTTGCCCGAAATGCGGGATAAAAGATATTGCTTTGCATCCTCGCGTGTTTCAAAACAGCTCACAGAATAGCCCATTTTTTCAAGATTTTGTTTTATTAGAGTGAAATCCATAAACGCTCCTTAATAAGAGATATGATAAATTGTAAAACCGCATGGCGGTTTTACCGAAATTGCGAATTGTGTATTCAGCATAATATCTGCTGTGCAATAAATACCGCTACAACCGCGCCCAGCGATACCGCTGTAAGACCTCGCTTTAAAAGAGACAGTATTACGGCAACCGCCGCACCGCACAGCGCACATATAAACTGCGGTACAGAAAATGAAGAGCCTGTCTGGGTGAAAAGGAAAATATCAGGGAAAATAAGTGCCGCCAAAACTCCATATGGAGTGTATGTAAGAAAGGAAAAGATGAATTTTCCCGTCAGCTTTTTGCGGAAGAGTACCATGGAAACCGCTCTTAACGAGTAGGTCACAACAATCATGACCGCTATGGCAGTTATAAGGTAGCCGAGTGATATTTCACGCATTTTCACTCACCTCCATGGGGAACAGCACAGCACCCAGAACGGAAGCCGCCACTCCGCTTATGATAACCGACCAACCGCTCGACAAAAATGAGAAAAAGGGCACGAATTTTATTATCGAGCTGAATACCACCGCAAAGGCTATAACGCAGGATACGGATTTTGATTTTGCGGCAGGGGGCAGTATTATAGCCACATACATGGCGTAAAGCGCAATACCCATTGCACTTGTGACAGAGGCGGGGATTATGTCGCCCAGTACGCTTCCGATTATCGTTCCGCCTACCCAGCCTGAGTATGACGAGAAAATCAGCCCCGCAAAATAGCTGAAGGTGATTTTCTTTTCCGGGGACATGGCTATGGCAAAGTTTTCGTCTGTGTTTCCGAAGGCTATTATAAGCCTTTGCCATAATTTTATGTCCGGCGGGAGCTTTTGGGAAAGCGAAATGCTCATGAGAAAATAACGGGCGTTTATAACCAAAAGCGCACTGAATATTTCCGCATAGGAAGCCAGCACCGAAATAAGGTCAACACCCACAAACTGACCCGTGCCGGTAAGACAGGTCATGGATATAAAGGTGGGTGCCCACAGGGGAAGCCCCTTGCCTACGGCAATTACACCGAAGGTGACAGAAACCGAAAGATACCCCAGAAATACAGGCAGGGCATCCTTTGCACCCATAAGAAATTGTTGTTTTTTGTTTTGCATTTTGACACCTGAAAATATAAACGGCATTTATCAGTTTACAATAATATATTATTTGCGGTTTTACTTGGGTCATTATAACATAAAAGATAACAAATGTAAATACAAAAAACCAAAAAAGCAAAACTTTGATATTTCTGCGCATTTTTTTGATGTAAGCGAAAAATCTTACATGACACAAATAGCGGATCGCCGTGCGCTAGCACTTGACAAAGAGCTTTGTTTATGGTAAAATACCGCTCGTGCAAAAATTTACTTAAAAGGAGCTTTTTAATGATGACACCGAGCAGTATAAAAAGATTGAAATACGCCTGTTATACCACTAATGTGGGAATGTCGGTGGTTTCCAATATATCCCCTGTGCTGTTTATCACTTTCCGACATATGTATGGAATATCCTATTCGCTTTTGGGTGCGCTGGTGCTGATAAACTTCTTCACCCAGATGACAATAGACCTGATTCTTTCGTTCTTTTCGCATAAATTCAATATCCCCAAGGTGGTAAAATCCATCCCCGTGCTGACCGCGCTGGGACTTGCGGTATATGCCGTGTGGCCGTTCTTTTTCCCCGAAAATGTGTATTTGGGACTTGTTCTGGGCACATTGATATTTTCGGCATCCGGCGGTTTTACCGAGGTGCTGATAAGCCCCGTTATAGCCGCACTGCCTGCCGATGACCCCGACCGCGAAATGAGTAAATTGCACTCTGTGTATGCCTGGGGCGTTGTGGGTGTCATTACATTCAGCACACTGTTTCTGGGCATTTTGGGTCAGGATAAATGGCAATGGCTGGTGCTTATACTGGCGATAATCCCTGTTTTGTCCATTTTCCTTTTTTCGGGCGCAAGCGTGCCCCATATGGATACACCCGAAAAGGCTTCGGGTGCTCTCAAACTGCTTAAAAACAAGGGCGTGTGGCTGTGCTTTGTAGCCATCTTTTTGGGCGGTGCTTCCGAATTGACTATGGGACAATGGGCATCGGGCTATCTTGAGCAGGCAATGAAAATTCCCAAGGTGTGGGGCGATATTCTGGGCGTTGCACTGTTCTCGCTGTTTCTGGGAATGGGACGTACCATGTATGCAAAATTCGGCAGAAATATGGAAAAAGTATTGCTCCTGGGCGGAATAAGCGCCACGGTGTGCTATTTTACCGCGGCAGTGTCAAATATGGTGTGGCTGGGTCTTGCCGCCTGTGCGCTTACCGGCTTTTGTGTTTCCATGATGTGGCCCGGCATGCTGGTTGTTGCCTCTGAACGTTTCCCGCAGGGCGGTGTGTTTATTTACGCGCTTATGGCGGCAGGCGGAGATATGGGTGCATCGGTGGGACCTCAGCTTGTGGGTATTATCACCGACGCGGTGATAGCAAATCCCGCCTCGGTTGCATTCTCTCAAAGCCTTGCACTTACCCCCGAACAGTTGGGTATGAAGCTGGGTATGCTGGTGGGCATGCTGTTCCCGCTGGTGGCGACGGCGCTGTACATAATAATATATAAAACAAAAAAGCGGTCTTAGACCGCTTTTTTGAGTGATATTGCCTTCGACTTCAAGCCCTATCGTACCTTTATCGATACGCTAAAAAAGCACTTCTTACGAAGTGCTTTTTTCTATTTCGTTTGCTGTTTTGTTCAGCTTGTCGCCCAGTGTATGCATGGCACTGCCTGCCTTGTGGCGCAAGCATTTTTTCAACTTGTGTGCCGCACAATTGCAGTCGCTGTTGCTGATTACCATATCCGCCGCGATGCCTGTTGCCAGTGCTGTCATTGCCGCAATAACGCCGACGGCTGTTGCAGAACATATTTTCATGTTTTTCCCTCCTCAAATAACGGTGCTGTACATATTGTGCCGTTTGAGAAGCGAAAAATTCATGGAAAAATTTAAATTTTCATAAGACCCATGCCTTCCAGAACGGAAGAAATGAGTATGAATAATATGCAGATGGGAGCTATGTACTTTATGATGACGACAAAAAGCGTTTTTGAACGGAATTTTCCGTCGGTAAGCTCCACCTCGTCGGTTATTGCCTTGGGCTTGATGACAAAGCCGATGAAGATGCAGGTGAGTATTGCGACTATCGGCATGATGACGCTGTTGGATAAGAAGTCGAAGAAGGTGAGAAAATCCATGCCAATAAGCTTTATGTGAGCCCATATTCCGTTGCCCAGCGAGGAGGGGATACCCAGAAGCACAGATATCAAAAGGGTTATGAGGCAAGCGGAAACTCTGCCGATTTTAAAGCGGTCGCGTATAATCGAAACCACTGCTTCCATAAGCGAAATGGAGGAGGTGAGTGCCGCAAAAAGCACCAGCACGAAAAATACCGTGCCCAAAAATCCACCGCCGGGCATACTGTCAAACACCTTGGGCAGTGTTACGAACATAAGTCCGGGACCTTTGCCCAGTGCCGCCTGGTCTCCGCCGGAAAATACGAATACTGCGGGGATTATCATAAGTCCCGCAAGAAAGGCTATTCCGGTATCGAAAAGCTCGATGTGACGTACCGAGGACTCCAGATTAACGTCTTTTTTCATATATGAACCGTAGGTTATCATAATGCCCATTGCAAGTGACATGGAGTAGAAAAGCTGACCCATTGCCGCAAGTACGGTTTTGAATGAAAAATGAGAAAAGTCGGGCAGGAGATAGTATTTGATACCATCCATGGCACCCGGCAGGAACATGCAGTAAACCGCTATAAACAGCGACAGCACTATAAGCACGGGCATCATTATCTTGCTGACTTTTTCAATACCTTTTTCGACACCGAGAAGCACGACAACCGCCGTTACACCGAGATAAATCGCAAACCACAAAAGGGGCTCGGCGGGCTTGCCGATGAAAGCGTTGAAAAATCCGTCATTTGCCGAAGCTGTACTTCCGCCTGTAATGAAGGTTACGAAATATTTTGTCACCCAACCGCCGATAACACTGTAATAAGGAAGTATGATAACGGGCACTATGGATTCAAGGTAGCCCAGAAAGGTGAACTTTTTGTTCAATGACCTGAAAGCGCCTATGGCGCTGAGACCTGTTTTGCGTCCCAGTGCTATTTCCGCTACCAGAAGTGCAAAGCCGAAGGTGACTGTAAGTATGAGGTAAGTCAGAAGAAATATACCGCCGCCGTACTGCGCCGCAAGGTAAGGGAAGCGCCAGATGTTGCCCAGACCTACCGCCGAGCCTGCCGCCGCCAGTACAAAGCCCAGCTTACCCGTAAAACTGCTTCGTTGTTTGTTTTCCATAAGTCAAATTCTCCATTAAAATGTATTATCCCCAACAGTATAACATATTTTTCGGAAAAAGTAAATACAAAAGCGGTATTTTATTCATAATATATCCGATATTATGTTTTTTGCTTGACTTTGAATGCAAAAAAAGGTATAATGAAAAATCGGGGGTGTATGAAATGACGACATCAAAAAGAACGGCATTGTGTGCCGTATTGGCGATACTGCTGACGGCATGGACGCTTTTTATATTTTCAAATTCCATGAAAACCAAAGCGGAGTCCGCGTCCTCCAGCAAAAAGGTGTCCCAGGCGGTAAAGAGCGTTGTAGACCCGAAAAATAAAATACCAGAAGAAAAATTCCATAAATCCGTGAGAAAAACTGCCCACGTACTGGAATTCTGTGCTCAGGGCATAATTGCCTCGGCGCTTGCATGGATACTGTACGGCAAAAAAAGAAAGCTGCTTTTGCTTTTTATGCCTGCGGTGGTGTGCATATTTACCGCCGCGGGTGACGAATACCTTCAAAGCCACACCGGCAGAGGGGCCGCCTTTACCGATGTGCTTATCGATACAGGCGGTGCGGTTATCGGAATATTACTGCTTTACGGTGTGTTTTTTGCAGTACAGAAATGGCAAATTGTAAAACAAATGTGAATTTTTTTGTGCGCTATTGACAAAATAGTATTTATATTGTATAATAACAAGGCTGTAAAGAAAAAAACTTTACAGCATGACCCCCAATTCCGGAGGCAACCGTGAAAGATTTGGCGATTACACAGCTTTACGACTGTTACTGGGCTCTTTTGAGCGAAAAACAGCGTACGGTGTTTGAATTTTATTATGACGATGACCTTTCGCTCAGCGAGATTGCAGAGCATACACACACCACACGTCAGGGTGTGCGCGATCTTATCAAACGAAGCGAGGAACAGCTCAGATTTTTTGAGGATAATCTGGGATTGAGCGAAAAAAACGAGAAATTACGTGAAATTGCCGCAAACTGCGGTGATGCAAAAGTAAAAGAAGAAATCGAAAAGCTTCTCTCGAAATAGCTTTCGGGCTTGCAGTTCTTATAAGAAAGGGCGTGTGCTGTTGGGATTTCAGAGTCTTACCGAAAAAATGGCGGAAGCCTTTAAAAAATTCAAGAATAAGGGCAAGCTGACCGAGGCTGATGTCAAGGTCGGCATGCGTGAAATAAAGCTGGCACTGCTTGAAGCGGACGTAAACTTCAAGGTCGTAAAGGACTTTGTGGCAAAGGTGTCCGAAAGGGCGGTGGGTGCGGATGTGCTGGAAAGCCTGATGCCCGCCCAGCAGATAGTTAAAATAGTAAACGAAGAGCTTTGCGAGATAATGGGCAAGGAAAATGAAAAGCTTACTATCTCCCCCAAGCCCCCCACGGTAATTATGATGTGCGGTCTGCAGGGCGCAGGTAAAACCACACACTGTGCAAAGCTTGCGGCTCTTTTTAAAAAGCAGGGTAAAAATCCTTTGCTGGTTGCCTGCGACGTATACCGCCCCGCGGCTATAAAACAGCTTGAGGTGGTGGGCGAAAAGGTGGGTGTCCCCGTGTTTAGCATGGGAGATAAGCTCAGCCCCGTGGATATCGCGGCGGCGGGTGTTGCCCACGCCGAGAAAAACGGCAACGACATGGTGTTTATTGATACCGCGGGACGTCTTCACATCGATGAAGTGCTCATGGACGAGCTTAAAAACATCCGCGAAAAGGTACAGCCTACCGAAATTCTGCTTGTTGTGGATGCCATGACGGGTCAGGACGCGGTTAATGTTGCGGACAGCTTCAACGGTCTTTTGGACATCACGGGTGTTATACTCACCAAAATGGACGGTGATACCCGAGGCGGTGCGGCGCTTTCCGTGCGCCACGTTACGGGCAAGCCCATAAAGTTTATCGGAACGGGCGAAAAGCTTGATAATATCGAGCCCTTCTACCCCGACAGAATGGCTTCCAGAATACTGGGTATGGGCGATGTACTGTCACTTATCGAAAAGGCTCAGGAAAGCTTTGACGAGAAAAAGGCGGCAGAGCTTGAAAAGAAGATGAGGGAATCCACCTTCACTCTGGACGACTACATGGAGCAGTTTGACCAGATAAGAAAAATGGGTCCCATCGACCAGCTGGCAGGCATGATTCCGGGTATGAAGCCGGGCGCACTCAAGGACGCTCAGATAGACGAAAAGAAAATCGACCGTATGCAGGCGATAATCAAGTCTATGACTCCCAAGGAGAGAGCAAAGCCGGATATTATAAACTCCTCCCGTAAAAAGCGCATTGCCGCAGGAAGCGGAAACAGCGTTGAGGAAGTGAATAAGCTCCTCAAGCAATTTGACCAGACCTGCAAGCTCATGAAACAGCTTACGGGCAACGCAGGAAAAATGAAGCTGGGCAAAAAGTTCAAATTACCCTTTTAAATCCGTATATAAATAAAAATTTATATAAATCAAAATTTTTAATTCAGAAAGGTGAATTTATCATGGCAGTTAAAATCAGACTCAGAAGACTGGGCGCAAAGAAAGCTCCCTTTTACCGTGTAGTAGTAGCAGATTCCCGTTATCCCCGCGACGGTCGCTTCATCGAAGAGATCGGTACTTACAATCCTATGAAGAACCCCGCTGAAATCATCATCGACGGCGAAAAGGCTAAGGAATGGATCGCTAAGGGTGCACAGCCTACCGAAACCGTAAGAGCCATCCTCAAAAAGAGCGGAGTTACCGAATAATCATGAAGGATATGCTCGTAGACATCGCCAAGGCTATCGTTGACCACCCCGATGAGGTTGTGGTTGAGGTACGTGACGACGGCGAAATGACTCATCTTGAGCTGTCTGTCGCTCCCTCCGACATGGGTAAGGTAATCGGCAAACAGGGCAAGATAGCCAAGGCTATCCGTACGCTCATTAAGGCGGCTTCCGCCAAGGATACCGACAAGAAGTACGTGGTGGACATAATCGACAAGTAAAAAAAGGGGCTGTCAGCCCCTTTTTCACATGTCAAAAATTATCTCAAAAAACTTTAAACAATGTTAAAAAATGTTACTAACCAATTCATTAATATGGCAGTATAATAATCAAGTCGGGATGTTATCCCTATCATTTATTTACGGAGAGTGACAAAATGAAACTTATTATCAAAGACAATTACGACGGAATGTGTGCATGGGCTGCTCAGCATATAGCCGATGCCATCAATAACCATAAGGAAAACCGCCCCTTTATACTGGGTCTGCCCACCGGTTCTTCTCCTCTGGGTGTATATAAGAGACTCATCGAAATGAATAAGGCGGGCAAGGTTACCTTCAAGAACGTTGTTACCTTCAATATGGACGAATATGTAGGTCTGCCCAGAGAGCACGACCAGAGCTACTGGTACTTCATGCATGACAATTTCTTCAACCATATCGACA
The genomic region above belongs to Oscillospiraceae bacterium and contains:
- a CDS encoding KH domain-containing protein, with protein sequence MKDMLVDIAKAIVDHPDEVVVEVRDDGEMTHLELSVAPSDMGKVIGKQGKIAKAIRTLIKAASAKDTDKKYVVDIIDK
- the rpsP gene encoding 30S ribosomal protein S16; its protein translation is MAVKIRLRRLGAKKAPFYRVVVADSRYPRDGRFIEEIGTYNPMKNPAEIIIDGEKAKEWIAKGAQPTETVRAILKKSGVTE
- a CDS encoding signal recognition particle protein: MGFQSLTEKMAEAFKKFKNKGKLTEADVKVGMREIKLALLEADVNFKVVKDFVAKVSERAVGADVLESLMPAQQIVKIVNEELCEIMGKENEKLTISPKPPTVIMMCGLQGAGKTTHCAKLAALFKKQGKNPLLVACDVYRPAAIKQLEVVGEKVGVPVFSMGDKLSPVDIAAAGVAHAEKNGNDMVFIDTAGRLHIDEVLMDELKNIREKVQPTEILLVVDAMTGQDAVNVADSFNGLLDITGVILTKMDGDTRGGAALSVRHVTGKPIKFIGTGEKLDNIEPFYPDRMASRILGMGDVLSLIEKAQESFDEKKAAELEKKMRESTFTLDDYMEQFDQIRKMGPIDQLAGMIPGMKPGALKDAQIDEKKIDRMQAIIKSMTPKERAKPDIINSSRKKRIAAGSGNSVEEVNKLLKQFDQTCKLMKQLTGNAGKMKLGKKFKLPF